The nucleotide sequence AATCTACCTTTCTTAATATTCTCGCCTTACGTTATCGGCAAAAAAAGGGATCCTACCGCCTTAATGGACAAGAGGTGTGGGACGATCCGGATCATAGCCGCAGTCAAATGGTGACCATTGGCCACCATAGTCATCTCTATGGTCATCTCACCCCATTGGAAAATCTGCAGTTCTTTGCGGATATGCGGGAACTTGAACTCTCCGATGAGCAGATCAAACAGACCATTCGCGATGTCGGTTTAAGCCGCTTTATACACCGCCCTGTGCGGGGCTTTTCAGCTGGCATGCGCAAACGGGTGGCCCTGGCACGGGTACTGTTGGCTAAACCTCCCTTACTACTGCTGGATGAACCTTATTCTGCTCTGGATCACCAGGGTGTGGTGTGGTTAAACAAAATCCTCAATCAATACATTAAAGATGGCGGCACCCTGATCATTGTGACCCATGATCCAGATCGTGTGTCTGCGCTCCCCTATCAGGCCTATCGGGTGAGCAAAGGATTACTCATGCCCGACACGGTGGATGCCGACTTTAGTGAAGAAGAGGAGATGCAGATATGTTAAAGGCTGCTTACCGCATCGCCTGGAAAGATGTCATGGGGGATTTCCGCCGTCGGGCCACCCTCTCATCTATGCTCTTTTTTGCCATTTCAGTGTTGGTCGTGTTTCAGGCCGCATTGGAACCCAACCGGGTTGAGGCCTTGCGCCTTATGCCGGGTCTGTTGTGGATTACAGTACTCTTTACCTCTCTGGTCGGTTTAGGCCGTGTATTCCAAGCTGAAGAGGAAGATGGCGCACTGGAAGGGCTGTTAATGTCACCGGTGCCAAGAGGAATTATCTTCCTTGGAAAATGGTGGGGGAACCTAATCCTGACCATTTTGGTCGAAATTCTGCTGCTACCCATGATGATGATCTTGCTCAATGTGGATGCATGGGATAGGGTGCATCTTATCTTCGGCATTCTGTTGCTGGGAACATTGGGTCTAACTGGGCTTGGCGTACTGCTTGCCGCCATGACCCAAACCGCCCGTTCTCGGGAGACATTGCTGGCACTGCTGCTGATTCCACTGGTGGTGCCCCTGCTGATTGCCGGCGTACAAGCAACCTCTGCCGTTATTGGAACGGTGGCTGACAGTGCTTCATGGTTGCAATTGATGATAATTTTTGATGTGGTCTACCTTTCTCTAGTGCCCTGGGCCTTCGGTTGGCTGGTGGAGGAGTAATGTTCAAGGATTTAAGTAAGATTCAACGCCTGCTTGGCTTCGCATTTATTGGCGTATTGCTGGCAGGTTTGGGGCTGGTATGGAGTGCCCCGGCAGACTTTCAACAAGGATATTCGGTACGCATTCTCTATGTGCATGTACCTTCAGCAAAAATGGCACTTTTGTGCTATATCGCTCTAACCATCTCCAGTATCTGGGTATTGGCACGTGGTTCTGAAAGAGCGGATATCTTCTCCGAAGCCATGGTTGGTGTGGGTGCTGCCTTTACGGCCTGTACCCTGGCATCTGGCTCCATCTGGGGTAAACCCATGTGGGGAACCTGGTGGGCTTGGGATGCACGCCTGACCTCTATGTTGGTGTTGCTCATCATCTATGTGGGTCTTATGGCGCTACGTGGTGCGTTTGATGATCCACGCAAAGCAGCCAAGGCCACGGCGGTTATGGCGATTATTGGTGCCGTAGACCTGCCCATTATCCACTTCTCTGTAAAATGGTGGCGTACCCTCCACCAGCCCCCATCCTTTGATGGGGCATCCGGCATGATCCATATCGATAAGTCGATGTTGCTGCCTTTGGGCAGTATGACCGCTGCTTTTATGTTGCTGGTGACTTATCTGCTGGTTCTACGTTATCGTATGGTCTCCATGCGCCGTAGACTGGAAGAGCTGGAAACAGAGGGGATTGAATAATGGAATATATGGAGTATGTCATCGGCGTGTATGGTGTCATTACCGCTATTCTTGGTGGTGCTGCAGTTCTGTGGCGTAACCAATTAAAACAGCTCAAACAACGTTTGGAAGAAGAACAGGAGGCTCAGACCGATGAAGGGTGATTATAAAGAGCGGATGCGCAAAAAAAAGCTGATGCTGATCGCAACACTGGTTTTGGTAGGCGGCGCCCTACTGACCCTGGTGTTCCAATCCTTCACCGGCGCCATGGTTTACTTCCACACCCCGACTGAGATGGTGGAAAAATCCACTGATCTGGTGGGTAAAAAAGTACGCATTGGTGGTATGGTCCAAGCAGGTACCTTAAAACGCAAAGAGGGTACCCTGGAGATCAGTTTTGATGTCACCGATGGTGAGACCATGATCCCGGTCTACTACAAAGGGGTTACCCCGGATCTGTTCCGGGAAGGTCAGGGCGTTGTGGTTGAAGGTGAATGGGAGAGCAAAACACTCTTCACAGCCCACACCATTCTGGCTAAACATTCCGAGGATTATATGCCGGTTGAGATGTCCGAAGAGGCCATCAGTAAATCCCGCGAAAATATCCTCAAATCTCTGCAATAACAAACCGAGCGTCTGTTTCGAGCATGTCTAGCAGATCATAGGTGTCTCAACCCTGGCTGATCTTGAATTGGCCAGGGTTTGACCACATTTTAGCCAAGACATACGCTTTAAACAGACGATAGCATCGGCCTGCTGGAGCCGTGAACTATGTGGATTGAAGTTGGACATTTTGCCGCCATTTTGGCGTTGGTTCTTAGTGTGACACAGATGGTTGCCCCCATGGTGGGCATCCGTACGGGTCAGCTGGCATGGATACGGGTTGGACGTTACAGCGCTTTTGCTGTCTTTGGCTTGCTGACCATAGCCAGTGCCACCCTCATTCATGCCTTTATGACCCACGATTTTTCCGTGACATATGTGGCACAGAATTCATCTTTGAAGCTGCCGACCTTCTATCTGGCCACAGCTATGTGGGGAGGCCATGAAGGCTCCTTGCTGCTATGGGCCTGGTTGATGTCCTTCTTCATTGCCGTTGCCGCATGGAAACACTGGAAGACACACTCTGTCTCCATGCCCTGGGTACTGATGATCCTGGGTGGTGTTACCTTAGGTTTCCTCTGTTTGGTTCTGCTGCTCTCATCCCCCTTTGAGCGCCTGCTGATGATCCCACCTGATGGCCGGGATCTAAACCCCCTGTTGCAAGACCCAGGTATGGTCTTCCACCCCCCCTTCCTCTATCTGGGGTATGTGGGCTTTGCGGTACCTTACGCCTTTGCCATGGCCGCTTTGATCACAGGCCAAGCCAAGGATGAGTGGATTTTGGCCACCCGTCGTTGGACCCTGTTTGCATGGACCATGTTAACCACCGGTATTGTTTTTGGTGCCTACTGGGCCTATTACGAGCTGGGCTGGGGTGGCTACTGGGCTTGGGACCCGGTGGAAAATGCCTCCTTTATGCCATGGTTAACCGGTACCGCCTTTTTGCACTCGATCATGGTGCAAGAACGAAGGCAGATGTTTAAAGTCTGGAATTTATTCCTGATTATTACCACCTTCTCACTCTCGTTGCTGGGTACCTTCTTGGTCCGTTCGGGGGTTTTAAGTTCCGTGCACGCCTTTGCGACCGATCCTGGTCGAGGCATGTACATCCTTGGCTTTATGGCGGTAATGCTGCTGTTTAGCTTTGGTATTCTGGTTTGGCGTTCGGAAGCCCTTAAAGCTGATAACCGTATGGATGCCGTGGTATGCCGCGAAAGCACCTTCCTGTTCAACAACCTGTTCCTGCTGGTGGGTGCCATTACCGTACTGTTGGGCACACTCTACCCCTTGGCGCTTGAAGCATTTGCCGGTGCCAAGGTGACCGTTGGCCCGCCTTACTTCAACAAAGTCTTCATTCCCGTCATGTTGGGTCTGCTGTTGTTGATGGGCATGGGCCCACTGATTTCCTGGCGCCGCGCGGCACAGGGTCAGTTAAAGAAGAACTTTGTCATTCCCGCCATTTTAGCGGTGGTGGGTATTCCCATTGCGCTGTTCTTGGGGATCGACCACCCTTACGCCATTGTGACCGTGATGTTGATTATGTTTGTGGGCTCCTCCCACTTTATCGACTTCAAACGTGGTGTCCATTCACGCATGCAGTCTGGGAGCAGCAACCCCTTCTCAGCCATTTGGCGGATGGTTGGGCGCAATAAGCGACGCTATGGCGGCTTGACGGTGCATATCGGTATTTTGGTC is from Magnetococcus sp. PR-3 and encodes:
- the ccmE gene encoding cytochrome c maturation protein CcmE, whose product is MKGDYKERMRKKKLMLIATLVLVGGALLTLVFQSFTGAMVYFHTPTEMVEKSTDLVGKKVRIGGMVQAGTLKRKEGTLEISFDVTDGETMIPVYYKGVTPDLFREGQGVVVEGEWESKTLFTAHTILAKHSEDYMPVEMSEEAISKSRENILKSLQ
- a CDS encoding heme exporter protein CcmB; its protein translation is MLKAAYRIAWKDVMGDFRRRATLSSMLFFAISVLVVFQAALEPNRVEALRLMPGLLWITVLFTSLVGLGRVFQAEEEDGALEGLLMSPVPRGIIFLGKWWGNLILTILVEILLLPMMMILLNVDAWDRVHLIFGILLLGTLGLTGLGVLLAAMTQTARSRETLLALLLIPLVVPLLIAGVQATSAVIGTVADSASWLQLMIIFDVVYLSLVPWAFGWLVEE
- the ccmC gene encoding heme ABC transporter permease CcmC is translated as MFKDLSKIQRLLGFAFIGVLLAGLGLVWSAPADFQQGYSVRILYVHVPSAKMALLCYIALTISSIWVLARGSERADIFSEAMVGVGAAFTACTLASGSIWGKPMWGTWWAWDARLTSMLVLLIIYVGLMALRGAFDDPRKAAKATAVMAIIGAVDLPIIHFSVKWWRTLHQPPSFDGASGMIHIDKSMLLPLGSMTAAFMLLVTYLLVLRYRMVSMRRRLEELETEGIE
- a CDS encoding heme lyase CcmF/NrfE family subunit encodes the protein MWIEVGHFAAILALVLSVTQMVAPMVGIRTGQLAWIRVGRYSAFAVFGLLTIASATLIHAFMTHDFSVTYVAQNSSLKLPTFYLATAMWGGHEGSLLLWAWLMSFFIAVAAWKHWKTHSVSMPWVLMILGGVTLGFLCLVLLLSSPFERLLMIPPDGRDLNPLLQDPGMVFHPPFLYLGYVGFAVPYAFAMAALITGQAKDEWILATRRWTLFAWTMLTTGIVFGAYWAYYELGWGGYWAWDPVENASFMPWLTGTAFLHSIMVQERRQMFKVWNLFLIITTFSLSLLGTFLVRSGVLSSVHAFATDPGRGMYILGFMAVMLLFSFGILVWRSEALKADNRMDAVVCRESTFLFNNLFLLVGAITVLLGTLYPLALEAFAGAKVTVGPPYFNKVFIPVMLGLLLLMGMGPLISWRRAAQGQLKKNFVIPAILAVVGIPIALFLGIDHPYAIVTVMLIMFVGSSHFIDFKRGVHSRMQSGSSNPFSAIWRMVGRNKRRYGGLTVHIGILVMCAGFIGSGMFQEVQTVIMQPGDKVKLSGWELTLDRYHKVRKDNWTATEAVIIAVREDGHSVTATPQKRKYDNHEMETTEASIFSYFWEDLYVVLGDRIPGRGWAIKAYRNPLIGWVWYGSFIIALGAIVALFQGRRLKKTQEAN
- the ccmA gene encoding heme ABC exporter ATP-binding protein CcmA — its product is MARLEVENIHYGFGRHKVLKGINLTADDGDCLVLFGVNGAGKSTFLNILALRYRQKKGSYRLNGQEVWDDPDHSRSQMVTIGHHSHLYGHLTPLENLQFFADMRELELSDEQIKQTIRDVGLSRFIHRPVRGFSAGMRKRVALARVLLAKPPLLLLDEPYSALDHQGVVWLNKILNQYIKDGGTLIIVTHDPDRVSALPYQAYRVSKGLLMPDTVDADFSEEEEMQIC